In Anaerolineae bacterium, a single genomic region encodes these proteins:
- a CDS encoding sortase, which yields MKASQGEKQFRRLAIGAGITVWVGLTLLAVGVVFSVGGSAARANALRAQGPGGSTMRSLPATTAVALSPTRATLTPTATATATAPMLSLEESQPTATATATPEPTATFTPEPAPPTRLVIPAINVDTPVQEVGWHEEVVEGTLLAVWDVADYAASWHYTSAKPGEPDNMVMTGHHNIAGEVFRELVTLQVGDLVYVYSGDREFTYQVSEVLILPEKGMPLSVRRENGRWIAPTGQEMLTLVTCWPYNNNTHRVIVRALPVG from the coding sequence ATGAAAGCCAGTCAGGGCGAGAAGCAGTTCCGCCGTCTGGCCATCGGGGCAGGTATCACGGTGTGGGTGGGCCTTACCCTGTTGGCCGTGGGAGTGGTCTTCAGCGTGGGCGGATCAGCGGCGCGGGCCAACGCGCTTCGGGCCCAAGGACCTGGCGGCTCTACCATGCGGAGCCTGCCGGCGACGACTGCGGTTGCTCTCTCGCCCACCCGGGCGACTTTGACCCCGACCGCCACCGCTACCGCGACGGCGCCGATGCTGAGCCTAGAGGAGAGCCAGCCTACTGCGACCGCGACAGCCACTCCTGAGCCCACTGCGACGTTCACGCCGGAGCCGGCTCCGCCCACGCGCCTGGTGATCCCAGCCATCAACGTGGATACGCCGGTGCAGGAAGTGGGCTGGCACGAGGAGGTAGTTGAAGGGACTCTGCTGGCCGTCTGGGATGTAGCTGACTACGCCGCCAGCTGGCACTACACCTCCGCCAAGCCAGGCGAGCCGGACAACATGGTCATGACCGGACACCACAACATCGCGGGGGAGGTGTTCCGGGAGTTGGTGACGCTCCAGGTAGGGGACCTGGTCTACGTCTATTCCGGGGACAGGGAGTTCACCTACCAGGTGAGCGAGGTGCTGATTCTGCCAGAGAAGGGGATGCCGCTGAGTGTCCGCCGAGAGAACGGTCGCTGGATAGCCCCCACCGGGCAGGAGATGCTCACCCTGGTCACCTGCTGGCCGTACAACAATAACACCCATAGGGTGATCGTCAGGGCGCTGCCCGTTGGGTAG